The following proteins come from a genomic window of Lycium ferocissimum isolate CSIRO_LF1 chromosome 4, AGI_CSIRO_Lferr_CH_V1, whole genome shotgun sequence:
- the LOC132054312 gene encoding uncharacterized protein LOC132054312 codes for MSSNPYVPPKGQSNEHRGYKLETMLERVLANQEKSEKTLKGLTKTVGSHTASIQKLESQMRDISREQYPPQKGGLPSDTVPNPKSGGGDSIAKCHAITTQSGKLLQGAGAKAAEKGPIEEAVTEVPFEVPSEVEEVQDEISNVVEVDPVPDVPKAQNRLVKRTEDAKCRRFYDQLKQLSMNIPFLDTFQEMPGFAKYLKYLLNKKRLVKRDTVSVTHHVSSVISTTRVQKKEDPGAFIIPCTVSHHDFARALCDNGDSINLMSLSIYRQSWLGMPIPTSMQLQMAD; via the exons ATGAGTTCTAATCCCTATGTTCCGCCAAAGGGTCAATCGAATGAGCACCGAGGTTATAAGCTAGAGACCATGCTCGAGAGGGTGCTCGCCAACCAAGAGAAGTCCGAAAAAACCTTGAAGGGGTTGACCAAAACTGTGGGCTCTCACACTGCTTCCATACAAAAGCTCGAGTCACAGATGAGAGATATTTCGAGAGAACAATACCCTCCACAAAAGGGAGGTCTCCCAAGTGATACAGTTCCTAATCCAAAAAGTGGGGGTGGAGATTCAATAGCAAAGTGCCATGCCATTACCACCCAAAGTGGAAAACTACTTCAAGGCGCAGGTGCAAAAGCAGCTGAAAAAGGGCCTATAGAAGAAGCAGTTACAGAGGTACCATTTGAGGTGCCAAGTGAGGTTGAGGAAGTGCAAGATGAAATTTCGAATGTAGTTGAAGTTGATCCTGTTCCAGATGTTCCAAAGGCTCAAAAT aggttggtGAAGAGGACTGAGGATGCTAAGTGTCGGCGTTTCTATGATCAACTGAAGCAACTATCGATGAATATTCCATTTCTTGATACCTTCCAAGAGATGCCGGGTTTTGCCaagtatttaaaatatttattgaaCAAGAAGAGGCTAGTCAAACGTGACACAGTAAGTGTGACTCACCATGTTAGTTCTGTCATATCTACAACCAGAGTTCAGAAGAAAGAGGATCCAGGGGCTTTTATTATTCCGTGCACTGTTAGCCATcatgattttgctcgtgctCTCTGTGATAATGGGGATAGCATTAACCTAATGTCGCTTTCTATCTACAGGCAATCGTGGTTGGGAATGCCTATACCTACTAGCATGCAACTGCAGATGGCTGATTAG